One window from the genome of Aliidongia dinghuensis encodes:
- a CDS encoding diaminopropionate ammonia-lyase: protein MLFANPDPAHRQPLDPADAAILDPAAADDVARYLAYRPDHAPTPLRALPALAAACGVAAIHVKDESSRFGLGSFKALGGAYAVVRLVLEEAARRFGRPVGYEAMTAPDVRAVARTMTVACATDGNHGRSVAQGAQLIGARCAIFVHAGVSDVRVAAIARFGAEMIRVDGTYDDAVTEATRVAAARGWLIVSDTSWPGYERIPGLVMQGYTAMMREAVQALGEPPSHVFMQAGVGGLAAAAAGYLAQHYGADRPTFVVVEPDRAACLYETARAGHLVKVPHGAPTVMAMLECYEPSLIAWRVLSRTADAFMTVGEDDAVAMMNRLARPRRQDPAIVDPAIADPAIVAGESGGAGLAGLARIAGDAAARTAIGLGADARVFAINTEGATDPVLYRTLTGLDPASVVKES from the coding sequence ATGCTCTTTGCCAATCCCGACCCTGCCCACCGCCAGCCGCTTGACCCGGCGGATGCCGCGATCCTCGATCCTGCCGCGGCGGACGATGTGGCGCGCTATCTGGCCTATCGGCCCGATCATGCCCCGACGCCGTTGCGCGCGCTGCCGGCACTCGCGGCCGCCTGTGGCGTGGCTGCGATCCACGTGAAGGACGAGTCCAGTCGCTTCGGCCTGGGCAGCTTCAAGGCGCTGGGCGGCGCCTATGCGGTCGTTCGCCTCGTCCTCGAGGAAGCCGCGCGCCGGTTCGGCCGCCCGGTTGGCTATGAGGCGATGACCGCGCCCGACGTGCGCGCCGTCGCCCGGACCATGACGGTCGCCTGTGCCACTGATGGCAACCACGGCCGGTCCGTGGCGCAGGGGGCGCAGCTGATCGGCGCGCGTTGTGCGATCTTCGTTCATGCCGGCGTCAGCGATGTGCGCGTTGCCGCCATCGCCCGCTTCGGTGCGGAGATGATCCGGGTCGACGGCACCTACGACGATGCCGTGACCGAGGCGACGCGCGTCGCGGCGGCGCGCGGCTGGCTGATCGTGTCGGACACGTCCTGGCCCGGCTATGAGCGGATCCCGGGCCTCGTCATGCAGGGCTATACGGCCATGATGCGGGAGGCGGTGCAGGCGCTCGGCGAGCCGCCCAGCCATGTGTTCATGCAGGCCGGCGTCGGGGGCTTGGCGGCGGCCGCCGCCGGGTATCTGGCGCAGCACTATGGCGCGGACCGCCCGACCTTCGTGGTGGTCGAGCCGGATCGCGCCGCCTGCCTCTATGAGACGGCGCGCGCGGGCCATCTCGTGAAGGTGCCGCACGGCGCGCCGACGGTGATGGCGATGCTCGAATGCTATGAGCCCTCGCTGATCGCATGGCGCGTGCTGTCGCGCACGGCGGACGCCTTCATGACGGTCGGCGAGGACGACGCCGTCGCGATGATGAACCGGCTCGCCCGCCCGAGGCGCCAGGACCCGGCGATCGTGGACCCGGCGATCGCGGACCCGGCGATCGTGGCGGGCGAAAGCGGCGGCGCGGGCCTCGCCGGCCTTGCCAGGATCGCCGGCGATGCGGCGGCCCGCACCGCCATCGGCCTCGGCGCAGATGCCCGCGTCTTCGCCATCAACACCGAAGGGGCGACCGACCCCGTCTTGTATCGAACGCTGACCGGGCTTGATCCGGCGTCGGTCGTGAAGGAGAGCTGA
- a CDS encoding SDR family NAD(P)-dependent oxidoreductase yields MTRIFGAESTTDEVLAGIDLSGKRVFVTGVSAGLGVETARALAARGAHVVGAARDLAKARAATAAIHGQATGSGGLDLVALDLASLASVRACADALVAAGEPFDLVIANAGVMACPQGVTADGFETQFGTNHLGHFALINRIASLLKPGGRLVNLSSAGHRFSDVDLDDLGFARTPYTPFGAYGRSKTANILFAVEFDRRHRGRGIRATAVHPGAIQTELGRYMTDEVREQLIASINANRPAGTPEFSYKTVPQGAATSVWAGVVASPDEVGGRYCEDCHVAELVEGEGIRAGVRPYALDPERAKTLWAKSEALVGERF; encoded by the coding sequence ATGACCAGGATTTTCGGCGCCGAGTCCACGACCGACGAGGTGCTCGCGGGCATCGATCTGTCGGGCAAGCGCGTGTTCGTCACCGGCGTGTCGGCCGGTCTCGGCGTCGAGACGGCGCGTGCGCTCGCGGCGCGCGGCGCGCATGTGGTTGGCGCTGCGCGCGATCTTGCGAAGGCGCGGGCCGCGACCGCGGCAATTCATGGGCAGGCCACCGGCAGCGGCGGTTTGGATCTGGTGGCGCTCGACCTCGCGTCGCTTGCGAGCGTGCGCGCCTGTGCCGACGCGCTCGTCGCGGCCGGCGAGCCGTTCGATTTGGTGATCGCCAACGCCGGCGTGATGGCCTGCCCGCAGGGTGTCACGGCCGACGGCTTCGAGACCCAGTTCGGCACCAACCATCTCGGCCATTTCGCGCTGATCAACCGGATTGCATCCCTGCTGAAGCCGGGCGGCCGGCTGGTCAACCTGTCGTCGGCGGGCCATCGCTTCTCCGACGTCGATCTGGACGATCTCGGCTTCGCGCGCACGCCCTATACGCCGTTCGGCGCCTATGGCCGGTCAAAGACGGCCAATATCCTGTTCGCCGTGGAATTCGACCGGCGCCACCGGGGCCGGGGTATCCGCGCCACTGCCGTGCATCCGGGCGCGATCCAGACGGAACTCGGCCGATACATGACGGACGAGGTGAGAGAGCAGCTGATCGCGTCGATCAACGCGAACCGGCCGGCCGGGACGCCGGAGTTCAGCTACAAGACCGTGCCGCAGGGCGCTGCGACCTCGGTCTGGGCCGGCGTCGTGGCGTCGCCGGACGAGGTCGGCGGCCGCTATTGCGAGGACTGTCACGTGGCGGAATTGGTCGAGGGCGAGGGCATCCGCGCCGGGGTCCGGCCCTACGCCCTCGATCCCGAGCGCGCGAAGACGCTCTGGGCGAAGAGCGAGGCGCTGGTCGGCGAGCGCTTCTGA
- a CDS encoding AraC family transcriptional regulator, translating into MHEQLDQLRALTARHARGRRTETAIARVTIHTGWQTTPTLPGLYEPMLCLVLQGAKEVTIGDSVFRYDPASCFIASVEVPVSGRVLEASAEHPYIAVTLALDREALAALLPEIPAGTKAPARIEPTAAGFGVSPVTPALLDAWLRLLRLLDAPEDIAVLAPLVEREILYRLLQGPQGGVLRQLARTDSRLSRVRNAIAWIRAHYDQPLRIDALAALAGMSAASLHRHFKAATAMSPLQYQKSLRLQQARKLVVANYDAARAGYAVGYESASQFSREYARMFGAPPARDAERLRGDGTALAEITAAAE; encoded by the coding sequence ATGCACGAGCAACTGGACCAACTGCGCGCCCTGACGGCGCGTCATGCCCGCGGCCGCCGTACCGAGACGGCGATCGCCCGCGTGACGATCCATACGGGATGGCAGACCACACCGACGCTGCCCGGCCTCTACGAACCGATGCTGTGCCTGGTCCTGCAGGGCGCCAAGGAAGTGACGATCGGCGACAGCGTCTTTCGCTACGATCCCGCCAGCTGCTTCATCGCCTCGGTGGAGGTGCCGGTATCAGGTCGGGTGCTCGAGGCGAGCGCCGAGCACCCCTATATCGCCGTCACCCTGGCGCTGGACCGGGAAGCGCTCGCGGCATTGCTGCCCGAGATTCCGGCCGGCACCAAGGCCCCCGCACGCATCGAGCCCACAGCCGCCGGCTTCGGCGTCAGCCCGGTGACGCCGGCGCTGCTCGATGCCTGGCTGCGCCTTCTGCGCCTGCTCGACGCGCCCGAAGACATTGCTGTGCTGGCGCCGCTCGTCGAGCGCGAGATCCTTTACCGCCTGCTGCAGGGGCCGCAGGGCGGTGTGCTGCGCCAGCTCGCCCGCACCGACAGCCGCCTGTCCCGAGTTCGCAACGCCATTGCCTGGATCCGGGCACATTACGACCAGCCGTTGCGCATCGATGCGCTGGCGGCCCTCGCCGGCATGAGTGCCGCCTCGCTGCATCGCCATTTCAAGGCAGCGACGGCGATGAGCCCGCTGCAATACCAGAAGAGCCTGCGCCTGCAGCAGGCGCGCAAGCTGGTCGTCGCCAACTACGACGCGGCGCGCGCGGGCTATGCCGTCGGCTACGAGAGCGCCTCGCAGTTCAGCCGGGAGTATGCGCGGATGTTCGGTGCGCCGCCAGCCCGCGACGCCGAGCGGCTCAGGGGCGACGGGACCGCCCTGGCCGAGATCACCGCCGCGGCCGAGTGA
- a CDS encoding Zn-dependent hydrolase — translation MTIGIDGNRLIARLRELGEIGRDADGRLIRVALNDAEKQGRGLFVSWLKQAGLDVVIDRIGNIFGIWRTGDPDAAPIMLGSHIDTVVNAGIYDGCYGVLAGLEVIDALKCHAFESSRPIIVGAFTNEEGVRYVPDMMGSLVFAGGLSVDAALAAVGHDGTVLGRELARIGYAGETEPGFVTPHVYVELHIEQGPVLERDGIQIGAVENLQGISWQRITIDGTANHAGTTPMAMRCDAGQAAARVITFVKDHVERAGTSGVATVGTIAFHPNVINVIPSRATFTVDLRDPDEAKLKAAEAALADYLGRLAAEMGVRVATERLARFEPVVFDARVCGLIEQAAREHQLSVRRMTSGAGHDAQMIARICPAAMIFVPSRDGISHNPREHTEPDQLVAGANVLLDVVARLARESAP, via the coding sequence ATGACGATCGGGATAGACGGCAACCGCCTCATCGCCCGCCTGCGCGAACTGGGCGAGATCGGCCGCGACGCCGATGGGCGTCTCATTCGCGTGGCACTCAACGACGCTGAGAAGCAGGGGCGCGGCCTGTTCGTGTCCTGGCTCAAGCAAGCCGGGCTCGACGTGGTGATCGACCGCATCGGCAACATCTTCGGCATCTGGCGGACGGGCGATCCCGATGCTGCGCCGATCATGCTCGGCTCGCATATCGACACGGTGGTGAATGCCGGCATCTATGACGGCTGCTACGGCGTGCTTGCCGGGCTGGAGGTGATCGACGCCCTGAAGTGCCACGCGTTCGAAAGCAGCCGGCCGATCATCGTCGGCGCCTTCACCAATGAGGAGGGCGTGCGCTACGTCCCGGACATGATGGGCTCGCTGGTCTTTGCCGGGGGCCTTTCGGTCGACGCGGCGCTGGCGGCCGTCGGCCATGACGGGACGGTGCTGGGCCGGGAACTGGCGCGGATCGGCTATGCCGGCGAAACTGAACCGGGGTTCGTAACACCCCATGTCTATGTCGAGCTGCATATCGAACAGGGGCCGGTGCTGGAGCGGGACGGCATCCAGATCGGCGCTGTCGAGAACCTCCAGGGCATTTCGTGGCAGCGGATCACAATCGACGGCACCGCCAACCACGCCGGCACCACGCCGATGGCGATGCGCTGCGACGCCGGCCAGGCGGCGGCGCGCGTCATCACCTTCGTCAAGGATCATGTCGAGCGGGCCGGCACCAGCGGCGTCGCGACGGTCGGCACGATCGCTTTCCATCCGAACGTCATCAACGTCATCCCCTCGCGCGCGACCTTCACCGTCGACCTGCGCGACCCGGACGAGGCGAAGCTCAAGGCGGCGGAGGCGGCGCTGGCGGACTACCTCGGCCGGCTGGCCGCGGAGATGGGCGTGCGTGTCGCGACCGAGCGGCTGGCGCGGTTCGAGCCGGTGGTGTTCGACGCGCGCGTCTGCGGCCTGATCGAGCAGGCCGCCCGCGAGCACCAGCTCTCGGTCCGCCGCATGACCTCGGGCGCCGGGCATGACGCGCAGATGATCGCGCGCATCTGTCCCGCGGCAATGATCTTCGTCCCCAGCCGCGACGGCATCAGCCACAATCCGCGCGAACATACCGAACCCGACCAGCTCGTCGCCGGCGCGAACGTGCTGCTCGACGTCGTGGCACGGCTCGCGCGGGAATCCGCCCCCTGA
- a CDS encoding Lrp/AsnC family transcriptional regulator, which produces MAQHSFAPLDQFDRAILDILQRDNRTPQREIGEAVALSAPAVQRRIRRMEEAGVIAANVALVDPASVGRPITILVELEVESERPERIAALKQRLSVAPEVQQCYYVTGEADFVVVLTVATMSEYEALTSSLLLADDNVKRFRTLVVMDRVKTRMAVPTLAE; this is translated from the coding sequence ATGGCGCAGCATTCGTTCGCTCCGCTCGACCAGTTCGACCGCGCGATCCTCGACATTCTCCAGCGCGACAACCGCACGCCGCAGCGCGAGATCGGCGAGGCGGTAGCGCTCTCGGCACCGGCCGTGCAGCGCCGCATCCGGCGCATGGAGGAGGCCGGCGTGATCGCCGCCAATGTGGCACTGGTCGATCCGGCGAGCGTCGGACGCCCGATCACCATCCTCGTCGAGTTGGAGGTCGAGAGCGAGCGCCCGGAGCGGATCGCGGCACTCAAGCAGCGGCTCAGCGTGGCACCCGAGGTGCAGCAATGCTACTACGTGACGGGGGAGGCCGATTTCGTCGTGGTGCTGACGGTCGCCACCATGTCGGAGTACGAGGCGCTGACGAGCAGCCTGCTGCTGGCCGACGACAATGTGAAACGCTTCCGGACGCTCGTCGTGATGGACCGGGTCAAGACGCGGATGGCCGTGCCGACACTCGCCGAGTGA
- a CDS encoding cytochrome c biogenesis CcdA family protein: protein MAMGSVGFSFLAGVLSTLSPCVLPLLPIVLGGAVAAHRFGMVALTAGLVLSFTGIGLFVATVGFSIGLDGAVFRDASAVLLAGLGIVLLSGSLQQRFALATAGLGNEANGLMARVAPSGLGGQLAIGVILGAVWSPCVGPTLGAASVLAAQGRDLGSVALVMMAFGLGTAVPLVIVGMLSREALTRWRGRMMSGGAVGKYLLGGGALAVAVLILTGADRAVEAFLVTASPAWLTDLTTRF, encoded by the coding sequence ATGGCAATGGGGAGCGTCGGCTTCAGTTTCCTCGCGGGCGTGCTGTCGACGCTCTCGCCCTGTGTCCTGCCGCTGCTGCCGATCGTGCTCGGCGGCGCGGTGGCGGCTCATCGGTTCGGGATGGTCGCGCTCACCGCGGGGCTCGTCTTGTCCTTTACCGGCATCGGGCTGTTCGTGGCGACGGTCGGCTTTTCGATCGGGCTTGACGGCGCCGTCTTCCGCGATGCATCGGCGGTCCTGCTGGCCGGCCTTGGCATCGTTCTCCTGAGCGGCAGCCTGCAGCAGCGCTTCGCTTTAGCGACCGCGGGCCTCGGCAATGAAGCCAACGGCCTGATGGCGCGCGTGGCGCCGTCCGGCCTCGGCGGCCAGCTCGCGATCGGCGTGATCCTGGGCGCCGTGTGGAGCCCCTGCGTCGGCCCGACGCTCGGCGCTGCGTCCGTGCTCGCCGCCCAAGGCCGGGACCTGGGCTCGGTCGCGCTCGTGATGATGGCGTTCGGCCTGGGTACCGCCGTCCCGCTCGTTATCGTGGGCATGCTGTCGCGCGAGGCGCTCACCCGCTGGCGCGGCCGGATGATGAGCGGTGGCGCTGTCGGTAAATATCTGCTGGGCGGCGGTGCCCTGGCCGTCGCGGTCCTGATCCTGACCGGGGCCGACCGGGCCGTCGAAGCCTTCCTCGTCACGGCCTCGCCCGCCTGGCTGACCGATCTCACGACCCGGTTCTAG
- a CDS encoding TRAP transporter substrate-binding protein: protein MSISRREFGMSVLAAGVVAAGFGIQRASAAAKYRLRYGTAFPNSHPGAKRIMEAAEAIKKTTDGLVELQVYPSSQLGGEADMFSQTRSGALDFMSTSGVNQTVVPVGGINAVAFAFESYDKVWAAMDGDLGNHVRAAFGKAGLHVMPKSLDNGYRNITSSAKPIVTPDDLKGFKIRVPGNPLWVTLFKTLGASPTPIDFGELYAALQTKIVDGEENPLALIQSAKLYEVQKYISLTGHIWDGHYIFANGDKWASLPPDAQKAITEALSQAADLERQDIQHFNEQVSAEMTNSGVTINKVDTKPFRDALRNGGYYSDWKAKFGPEAWALLEKYSGPL from the coding sequence ATGAGCATTTCGCGGCGTGAATTCGGCATGTCGGTCCTCGCGGCCGGCGTGGTCGCAGCCGGTTTCGGGATCCAGCGTGCGTCCGCGGCGGCGAAGTACCGACTGCGCTACGGCACGGCCTTCCCGAACAGCCATCCCGGCGCCAAGCGCATCATGGAAGCCGCCGAGGCGATCAAGAAGACGACCGACGGCCTGGTCGAGCTTCAGGTCTATCCGAGCAGCCAGCTGGGCGGCGAAGCCGACATGTTCTCGCAGACCCGGTCAGGCGCGCTCGACTTCATGTCCACTTCGGGCGTCAACCAGACCGTGGTGCCGGTCGGCGGGATCAACGCCGTGGCGTTCGCGTTCGAGAGCTACGACAAGGTCTGGGCCGCCATGGACGGCGATCTCGGCAATCATGTGCGCGCCGCCTTCGGCAAGGCCGGCCTGCATGTCATGCCGAAGAGCCTCGACAACGGCTATCGCAACATCACGTCCTCGGCGAAGCCGATCGTGACGCCGGACGATCTCAAGGGCTTCAAGATCCGCGTGCCGGGCAACCCGCTCTGGGTGACCCTGTTCAAGACGCTGGGCGCCTCGCCGACGCCGATCGATTTCGGCGAACTTTATGCCGCGCTGCAGACCAAGATCGTCGACGGCGAGGAGAATCCGCTGGCGCTGATCCAGAGCGCCAAGCTCTACGAGGTGCAGAAATACATCTCGCTGACCGGGCACATCTGGGACGGGCACTATATCTTCGCGAACGGCGACAAATGGGCGAGCCTGCCCCCGGACGCGCAGAAGGCGATCACCGAGGCGCTCAGCCAGGCGGCCGATCTCGAGCGCCAGGACATCCAGCACTTCAACGAGCAGGTGTCGGCGGAAATGACGAACTCGGGCGTCACCATCAACAAGGTCGACACCAAGCCGTTCCGCGACGCGCTGCGCAACGGCGGCTACTACAGCGACTGGAAGGCCAAGTTCGGACCGGAGGCCTGGGCGCTCTTGGAGAAATATTCGGGCCCGCTCTGA
- a CDS encoding thioredoxin family protein — translation MMRRRTLLLAALVAAPLTLGFGAARAATEQNYDKAAFAAAQAAGKPILVDIAASWCPVCAAQRPILEKLTADPAFKDLVVFKVDFDAQKDVVRAMGAQMQSTLIVFHGSTEQGRSTGDTNAGSIQALLAKAKV, via the coding sequence ATGATGCGTCGCAGAACGCTCCTCCTTGCCGCCCTTGTCGCTGCCCCTCTGACCCTGGGTTTCGGCGCTGCGCGGGCGGCGACGGAGCAGAATTACGACAAGGCCGCCTTCGCGGCAGCCCAGGCGGCCGGCAAGCCCATCCTGGTCGATATTGCGGCCTCATGGTGCCCGGTCTGCGCCGCGCAGCGGCCGATCCTCGAGAAACTGACAGCCGATCCGGCCTTCAAGGATCTCGTGGTCTTCAAGGTCGATTTCGATGCGCAGAAAGACGTGGTCCGGGCGATGGGCGCCCAGATGCAGAGCACGCTGATCGTATTCCACGGCTCCACCGAGCAGGGGCGTTCGACCGGCGACACGAACGCGGGCTCCATCCAGGCGTTGCTCGCCAAAGCGAAGGTCTGA
- a CDS encoding sigma-70 family RNA polymerase sigma factor, giving the protein MPDDDSEDWSTLMARAQDGDGASYRRLLLAITPYVRAIAMGRLSDADEVEDGVQDVLLTVHAIRQTYDPRRPFKPWLAGVARHRLVDFRRRRARSSGREVTLDADDETFVAPASNLEEGAGDSRPLHAAIQALPAGQRQAIELLKLRELSLKEASAVSGMSAAALKVASHRAMQRLRQLLGLSDSRP; this is encoded by the coding sequence ATGCCCGACGATGACAGCGAAGATTGGTCGACACTGATGGCGCGCGCCCAGGATGGCGATGGCGCCAGCTACCGCCGCCTGCTGCTGGCGATCACGCCTTACGTGCGCGCGATCGCTATGGGCCGCCTCAGCGATGCGGACGAGGTCGAGGATGGCGTGCAGGACGTCCTGCTGACCGTCCATGCCATCCGACAGACCTATGATCCGAGGCGGCCCTTCAAGCCTTGGCTCGCCGGCGTGGCGCGGCACCGGCTGGTCGACTTCCGCAGACGTCGAGCCCGATCGTCAGGGCGCGAGGTCACGCTCGACGCCGACGACGAAACCTTTGTGGCACCCGCATCGAACCTGGAAGAGGGCGCCGGCGACAGCCGGCCTCTGCACGCGGCGATTCAGGCGTTGCCCGCCGGCCAGCGCCAGGCGATCGAGCTCCTGAAGCTGCGCGAACTGTCATTGAAGGAGGCATCGGCCGTGAGCGGCATGTCGGCCGCGGCACTGAAGGTCGCCAGCCATCGCGCCATGCAGCGCTTGCGGCAGCTGCTCGGCCTTTCGGATTCCCGCCCATGA
- a CDS encoding Zn-dependent oxidoreductase codes for MKSLVVERPGQLTVLERATPEPGPGEVRVRVERAGICGSDVHILHGSNPFAQYPRIIGHEFFGRIDAVGTGVTATLGTRVVVDPVIACGHCYPCSVGRPNVCTELQVLGVHRDGGFAEYCCVPAANALPVPDGVSDEQAPLVEPFSVAANITDLTRVLAQDVALVYGAGPIGLTVVQVLKGVYGVKDLTVCDRIDERLDAARANGADRVVNTARAPLPAALAAAGLRPTLIIDAACHPAILSEAIEIASPAARIGIMGFSANPSTVVQQRITSKELSIHASRLNSRKFEKVLSWFATGRLKPERLITHRYGFQDFATAFDVFEHRPTECCKVQLSF; via the coding sequence ATGAAGAGCCTCGTCGTGGAGCGGCCGGGACAGTTGACGGTACTGGAGCGGGCGACGCCGGAGCCCGGGCCTGGCGAGGTGCGCGTTCGCGTCGAGCGCGCGGGCATCTGCGGTTCGGACGTCCATATCCTCCACGGCAGCAACCCGTTCGCCCAATATCCGCGCATCATCGGCCACGAGTTCTTCGGGCGGATCGACGCCGTCGGGACAGGCGTCACGGCGACGCTCGGCACCCGCGTCGTGGTCGACCCGGTCATCGCCTGTGGCCACTGCTATCCCTGCTCGGTCGGGCGCCCCAACGTCTGCACGGAACTGCAGGTGCTGGGCGTTCATCGCGACGGCGGCTTCGCGGAATATTGCTGCGTGCCGGCCGCCAATGCGCTGCCGGTGCCGGACGGCGTGTCGGACGAGCAGGCGCCGCTGGTCGAGCCCTTCTCGGTCGCGGCCAACATCACCGACCTAACGCGCGTCTTGGCCCAAGACGTGGCGCTCGTCTATGGCGCCGGCCCGATCGGGCTCACCGTCGTCCAGGTGCTGAAGGGCGTCTATGGCGTCAAGGATCTGACTGTGTGCGACCGGATCGACGAGCGGCTCGACGCCGCCCGGGCGAACGGCGCCGACCGCGTCGTCAACACGGCGCGCGCCCCGCTGCCGGCGGCGCTCGCGGCAGCCGGCCTCAGGCCGACGCTGATCATCGATGCCGCCTGCCATCCGGCGATCCTCAGCGAAGCGATCGAGATCGCCTCGCCCGCCGCCCGCATCGGCATCATGGGCTTTTCCGCCAATCCCTCGACGGTCGTGCAGCAGCGGATCACCAGCAAGGAACTGTCGATCCACGCCTCCCGGCTCAACAGCCGGAAGTTCGAGAAGGTGCTGAGCTGGTTCGCTACCGGCCGGCTGAAGCCGGAGCGGCTGATCACGCACCGCTACGGCTTCCAGGATTTCGCGACGGCGTTCGACGTGTTCGAGCACCGGCCGACCGAGTGCTGCAAGGTGCAGCTGTCCTTCTAG
- a CDS encoding NrsF family protein, with product MRRTPDLIEALVADAAPVHRLRPPLLRAGLWLLVAAAVIGILSLIFGIRPDCARRLREPMFLTGTAASILTGTLAALAAFMASLPDRSRLWLALPAPAAALWLCTIGYGCISNWVAIGPGSIQAGEAVRCFCTLLATGLPLTGILFWMLRHAAALRPRGVTFVASLSVAAFTASALTLFHQLDTSLMILLWNFGTAVVILGIDHAVARRVL from the coding sequence ATGAGGCGGACTCCCGACCTCATCGAGGCGCTGGTCGCGGACGCGGCCCCCGTGCATCGCCTGCGCCCCCCTCTGCTGCGGGCCGGCCTGTGGCTGCTTGTTGCGGCGGCCGTCATCGGCATCCTGTCGCTCATCTTCGGCATCAGGCCCGATTGCGCCCGGCGACTGCGCGAGCCCATGTTTCTGACAGGCACCGCCGCCTCGATCCTGACCGGCACGCTGGCGGCACTCGCCGCCTTCATGGCGAGCTTGCCCGATCGGTCGCGCCTGTGGCTGGCGCTGCCCGCACCGGCCGCCGCCCTCTGGCTCTGCACGATCGGCTATGGCTGCATCAGCAATTGGGTCGCCATCGGTCCGGGCAGTATCCAAGCGGGAGAAGCCGTGCGCTGCTTCTGCACGTTGCTTGCCACCGGCCTGCCTCTCACGGGCATCCTCTTCTGGATGCTGCGGCACGCCGCGGCGCTGCGGCCGCGTGGCGTCACGTTCGTCGCCAGCCTGTCGGTCGCCGCCTTCACCGCTTCGGCCTTGACGCTGTTTCACCAATTGGACACGTCGCTGATGATTCTGCTCTGGAACTTCGGCACCGCGGTAGTGATCCTTGGCATCGATCACGCCGTCGCGCGCCGGGTGCTTTAG
- a CDS encoding GDCCVxC domain-containing (seleno)protein, producing MITDSTITCPLCATRKSETMPTDACLFFYECTGCGALLRPKPGDCCVFCSYGSVPCPPVQAAGGKKGCC from the coding sequence ATGATCACCGATTCCACGATCACCTGCCCGCTCTGCGCGACCCGGAAGAGCGAGACCATGCCGACCGACGCCTGCCTATTCTTCTACGAATGCACGGGATGCGGCGCGCTGCTCCGCCCGAAGCCGGGCGATTGCTGCGTCTTCTGCTCCTATGGATCCGTGCCCTGTCCGCCCGTGCAGGCGGCGGGCGGCAAGAAGGGGTGTTGCTGA